Genomic DNA from Verrucomicrobiota bacterium:
CGTTCCCCAGAAATAGGCCTCATCCGGTTCGGCCGCCTGAATCGTTTCCTCCAACGCGTAGCCTTCCCACGAAGCGCCGGATTTCGGGTGAGCCAGCAATTCCTTCACTGACCGGATGCCCAACAGTTGGTGCAGCAACCCGCTGTCGCGAAAATAAATCTTCGGCGCTTTGACCTGCCGCTTGCCCAGATTCGCGTGCCACGGCGGCAATTGCCGCACCATGAACACGCCCGTCAGGATGTCCAGATAGCGCCGCACTGTCGTTTCACTCACGCCCAGCGAACGGGCCGGATCGGCCGCGTTCCACGTCTGCCCGTGATAATGCGCCAGCATCGTCCAGAACCGCAGCAAGGCTGTGGCCGGCGCGCCGATGCCCCATTGCGGCAAATCCCGCTCCAGAAAAGTCTGAATGAAGTTCTTCCGCCACGCCAGACTGTCGGCTTCCGTCCGCGCCAGAAACGCCAGCGGCAATCCGCCCCGCAGCCAATGCCGCGAAAATTTCTCCACGCCGATCTCGCTCAAACCAAATCCGCCCATCGGGAGGGTCTCCATCCGGCCCGCCAGCGATTCCGACGATTGCCGCATCAAATCCGGCGACGCGCTCCCCAGAATCAGAAAACGCGCCGGCAATGGCTTGCGATCCGCCAGCACCCGCAACACCGGAAACAGCTCCGGACGCCGCTGAATTTCGTCAATCACCACCAGCCCTTTTAGATCCTGCAACGCCGTCACCGGCTCAACGAGCCGCGCCAGGCCCACGGGGTCTTCCAGGTCGAAATAATTCAGGGAGTCGGCCGCGAGGAACTGCTGCGCCAGCGTCGTCTTGCCGCACTGCCGCGGGCCGATGAGCGCCACCACGCGGCTGCGGCGCAAGGCCGATTGCACATGCTTTTCCAATGCGGCGCGTTGAATCACGCTTCAAAGGCTACCTTGAAAATCCACAGTAGCATAGGGGAATTTCAAGGTGACAAAACCGCGCCGATTCCGTGGACGAGAGAATCCAGGCAGCTCCGTCAGGAGCGACATCTTTGTAGAACCGAGACCCGCACAAATCCAAAGCCCCGTCGGGGCGGAATAGGCCGCTCCTGACGGAGTTGGAATTGATGGGGACACGGATTTCTACAAAGATGCCGCGCCTACGGCGCTGGGCGGCGGAATGCAATTTGAAATGAAGATTCATTTGCCCGCCTCCTCCACGATTTTGATTTCCTCCGGCGTCAGGCCGTAGAGGGCATAGACCTGCTGGTCTATCTCCCGCTCCAACCCGCTCGTGTCGGCGGCGGGATTCTGGCGCTTGGCGGCAAGAACCTTCTCGACTCGCTTTGAAATCCCTGCCGCTTGCTCCCGAGTGGCCTTCTTAACAAGAAGCTTTTCCACGTGCTCCTTTTTCACCTCTGCCAACGCTTCCCCCTTTTCAGGATTCATCCACTGGAAATAGTGATTGAGTAATTTGGAGTTCAACAGTCCGAGGATGAACAGCAGGTCGCAATCGGCGTCTTTCGGGACAATCGTGTGCAGGTTGTTCATGCAAATGAATTGCTCGGAGTCGAGCGTGGCAATGAGAGAGTCCCCCGTCTGGCGAATCACCAGCTTCTGTGGCGCGTCAAAGCCGGCGGATGGACGTGGTTCTGCAAGATGGTCGCCGTATTTGATCCACCGGTCGCCTGGCCATTTGGTAACGTATTTCTCGATGTCGCGACCCCGTAGGAGCGGGCGATACGATTTGTCTTTGCGATGCGTGGCATCAAACA
This window encodes:
- a CDS encoding ATP-binding protein; this translates as MIQRAALEKHVQSALRRSRVVALIGPRQCGKTTLAQQFLAADSLNYFDLEDPVGLARLVEPVTALQDLKGLVVIDEIQRRPELFPVLRVLADRKPLPARFLILGSASPDLMRQSSESLAGRMETLPMGGFGLSEIGVEKFSRHWLRGGLPLAFLARTEADSLAWRKNFIQTFLERDLPQWGIGAPATALLRFWTMLAHYHGQTWNAADPARSLGVSETTVRRYLDILTGVFMVRQLPPWHANLGKRQVKAPKIYFRDSGLLHQLLGIRSVKELLAHPKSGASWEGYALEETIQAAEPDEAYFWGTHAGAEIDLVMVKGGRKLGVEFKRADAPQLTPSMRIALEDLKLKQIAVVYPGDRRYSLHDQVEAVPLKALVDGMKGLFG